In one Mycobacterium heckeshornense genomic region, the following are encoded:
- a CDS encoding IS1380 family transposase, producing MQSAYTFSTESAVFDEQNLVSAAGLVPVLELAEQSGLSRLIGEHIDLPSTRVASGAVNAAGKLTTIIAGMMCGADSIDDVNVLRAGGTPRVFDEVYAPSTLGIFLREFSFGHSNQLAAVAREHLVALAAHTPLLPGIEQRAFLDIDSLLRPVYGHHKQGASFGHAKIASRALLRLGLSPQITTLSTAQAPPVIAEARLRSGRAGSGRAAARQVKQAITTARRCGAGTIMLRGDSAFGTKKVMATCVAEGIEFSVSVARNKRISTAIAGIGEHAYTPVHYPGAVADPDTGALISDAQVAETPYTLRLGGGRTLTVRLIVRRVKDARYPDALFAVWRYHPFVTNSDLPTAQADITHRRHAIIETTFADLIDGPLAHIPSGLFAANCAWLACTVIAHNLLRATGTLASGEHVVARGATLRRDLVNIPARFAAPARKPMLHLPAHWPWQIGWKTLWNNIIGHSPAIPRAG from the coding sequence GTGCAATCAGCATACACGTTTAGCACCGAGTCCGCCGTGTTCGACGAGCAGAATTTGGTGTCGGCGGCGGGTTTGGTGCCGGTGCTGGAATTGGCTGAGCAGAGCGGTCTTTCGCGGTTGATCGGCGAGCACATCGATCTGCCCAGCACCCGGGTGGCCTCGGGCGCGGTCAATGCGGCCGGCAAGCTGACCACGATCATCGCGGGCATGATGTGCGGGGCGGACAGCATCGACGATGTGAATGTGCTGCGCGCCGGCGGCACGCCGCGGGTCTTCGATGAGGTGTATGCGCCCTCGACGCTGGGGATCTTCCTGCGCGAGTTCAGCTTCGGGCATTCCAACCAGCTCGCCGCGGTGGCCCGCGAGCATCTGGTGGCACTCGCGGCGCACACCCCGCTTTTGCCCGGCATCGAGCAGCGCGCGTTTTTAGACATCGACTCGCTGCTGCGCCCGGTCTACGGACACCACAAGCAGGGCGCCTCGTTCGGGCACGCCAAGATCGCCAGCCGCGCGCTGCTGCGATTGGGCCTTTCACCGCAGATCACCACGCTGTCGACCGCGCAGGCGCCGCCGGTGATTGCCGAGGCGCGGCTACGCAGCGGGCGGGCCGGCTCCGGGCGTGCGGCGGCCCGCCAAGTCAAGCAGGCCATCACCACCGCCCGCCGGTGCGGCGCGGGCACCATCATGCTGCGCGGCGACTCGGCGTTCGGCACCAAGAAGGTGATGGCCACCTGCGTTGCCGAAGGTATCGAATTCTCCGTGTCGGTGGCCCGAAACAAGCGCATCAGCACCGCCATCGCCGGCATCGGCGAGCACGCCTACACCCCGGTGCACTACCCGGGCGCGGTGGCTGACCCCGACACCGGCGCGCTGATCTCTGATGCCCAGGTCGCCGAAACGCCCTACACGCTGCGCCTGGGCGGCGGGCGCACGCTCACCGTCCGGCTGATCGTGCGCCGTGTCAAAGATGCCCGCTACCCCGACGCGCTGTTTGCGGTGTGGCGCTATCACCCATTTGTGACCAACTCCGATTTGCCCACCGCCCAGGCCGACATCACCCACCGCCGCCATGCCATCATCGAGACCACCTTCGCCGACCTCATCGACGGCCCATTGGCTCATATCCCCTCTGGGCTGTTTGCAGCCAATTGCGCCTGGCTGGCCTGCACGGTGATCGCGCACAACCTGCTACGCGCCACCGGCACCCTCGCCAGCGGTGAGCACGTCGTCGCGCGCGGTGCGACCCTGCGCCGCGACCTGGTCAACATCCCAGCCCGCTTCGCCGCGCCCGCCCGTAAGCCGATGTTGCACCTGCCCGCGCACTGGCCATGGCAGATCGGGTGGAAAACCCTGTGGAACAACATCATCGGTCACAGTCCGGCGATCCCACGAGCAGGGTGA
- a CDS encoding PE family protein has product MSFVTTQPEMLAAAAADFRGIGTAMAAHNAAAAAPTTGVIPAAADEVSALTAMQFAMHAQMYQAVATQAETIHELFATTLNTSAASYAATEAANAIAAR; this is encoded by the coding sequence ATGTCTTTTGTCACCACACAGCCGGAAATGCTGGCTGCTGCGGCCGCCGATTTCCGGGGAATCGGCACGGCGATGGCCGCCCACAACGCGGCTGCGGCCGCGCCCACGACCGGGGTAATCCCCGCCGCCGCCGATGAGGTCTCGGCGCTCACCGCAATGCAATTCGCCATGCACGCCCAGATGTATCAGGCTGTCGCCACCCAAGCCGAGACCATTCACGAGCTGTTCGCGACCACGCTTAATACCAGTGCCGCATCGTATGCGGCCACCGAGGCTGCTAACGCCATCGCGGCCAGGTGA
- a CDS encoding MutS-related protein has protein sequence MRVRLLHPECDPELKPTLPWQLQDIIDDDLELRRVYEAMAGGDEFLLETAKRVVPLGVADPDVIVYRQRVLADCLANRPVVQQIYDIAVDGAEVRRKVFLGGLMSRNPESILRRSVRVLELLTENLKQLRSVCDEHGSQFRSAGFRQLVAMIAEQLSDDYLRRLDEHLSELALPRGVLLSAQLGLGNKGERYMLHQPPRRSWWERLTGNRSDTCGFTVDERDDAGAQALTELAGRAINDVANVVTQSADHVQGFFERLRTEVGFYLGCLNLRDELTKFGVPTCFPMPTPADVQELQCRDLRDVGLCLTTVKKVVGNDIDAGGKSLIVITGANEGGKSTFLRSVGAAQVMMQAGMFVTAQSFRANVRDGVFTHFKREEDVTLTRGKLDEELARMSEIAEYIRPTSLLLCNESFASTNEREGSQIARGIVYAMVDGGVKVVFVTHLYDLAHSLYIRHNPADLFLRAQRRPDGVRTFRLLPGEPKPTSHGEDSFHRIFGVPACASQKGVETG, from the coding sequence ATGAGAGTTCGTCTGCTGCATCCCGAATGTGATCCCGAACTCAAACCGACGCTGCCGTGGCAGTTGCAGGACATCATCGACGACGACCTCGAGCTGCGGCGGGTCTACGAAGCCATGGCGGGTGGTGACGAGTTTCTGCTCGAAACCGCAAAGCGGGTGGTGCCGCTGGGCGTCGCCGACCCGGACGTCATCGTCTACCGCCAACGGGTGTTGGCCGACTGTCTCGCCAACCGTCCTGTGGTGCAGCAGATATATGACATCGCGGTGGACGGCGCCGAAGTGCGGCGCAAGGTTTTTCTCGGCGGGTTGATGTCTCGCAATCCCGAGTCAATCCTGCGCCGCTCGGTCCGTGTCCTCGAACTGCTCACCGAGAACCTCAAACAGCTACGCAGCGTCTGCGATGAGCACGGTAGCCAGTTCCGCTCCGCAGGCTTTCGGCAGTTGGTGGCGATGATCGCCGAACAGCTTTCCGATGACTACCTGCGCCGCCTCGACGAGCACCTCAGCGAGTTAGCGCTGCCTCGCGGCGTTTTGCTCAGCGCTCAGCTGGGGCTCGGCAACAAAGGCGAACGCTACATGCTTCACCAACCGCCCCGGCGGAGCTGGTGGGAACGGTTGACCGGAAACCGCAGCGACACATGCGGGTTCACGGTGGACGAGCGCGACGACGCGGGCGCGCAGGCCCTCACCGAATTGGCCGGGCGTGCCATCAACGACGTCGCCAACGTCGTCACTCAATCCGCTGACCACGTCCAGGGATTCTTCGAGCGATTGCGTACCGAGGTCGGCTTCTACCTCGGGTGCCTGAACCTGCGCGATGAGCTCACCAAGTTCGGTGTCCCGACGTGTTTTCCGATGCCAACACCGGCCGATGTGCAAGAGCTTCAGTGTCGCGATCTGCGGGATGTGGGGCTGTGTCTGACCACCGTCAAGAAGGTCGTCGGCAACGACATCGACGCCGGCGGCAAGTCGCTGATCGTGATCACCGGCGCAAACGAAGGTGGCAAGTCCACGTTTTTGCGCAGTGTGGGCGCGGCCCAGGTGATGATGCAGGCCGGTATGTTCGTCACCGCTCAATCGTTTCGCGCCAATGTCCGCGACGGCGTGTTCACGCATTTCAAACGCGAAGAAGACGTCACCCTGACGCGCGGCAAGCTTGACGAGGAACTCGCCCGGATGAGTGAGATCGCCGAGTACATCAGGCCGACATCGTTGTTGTTGTGTAACGAATCCTTTGCCTCGACCAATGAACGCGAGGGTTCGCAAATCGCCCGCGGAATCGTTTACGCCATGGTGGACGGCGGCGTCAAAGTCGTGTTCGTCACCCATCTCTACGACCTCGCCCACAGCCTGTACATACGCCATAACCCGGCGGACTTGTTCTTGCGCGCCCAGCGCCGACCCGATGGTGTACGCACCTTCCGGCTACTGCCCGGAGAGCCCAAACCGACGAGCCACGGCGAGGACTCGTTCCACCGGATCTTCGGCGTGCCCGCCTGCGCCAGTCAGAAGGGTGTTGAAACTGGTTGA
- a CDS encoding respiratory chain complex I subunit 1 family protein, with protein MTALPLPLIQGLQVVTVAAGAPGISGFISWLEARLQGRRGPRILQPYFDLVKLFGKESLTPNGAGPFFRLAPVASFACYLTVPMLIPVLTSYALPLGYMGDILGGGLILAFASFLVAVGAAETGDAYAQLASSRAKTFAAITEPVMLLVVFTVAMITTTDLPYVLGATVRSGPDQIVRPAHLLASAALFMVILYETARIPVETHTGTIEFGMIETGRTFEYSGPDLALLHWGSAAKQFVLYIILLNVFVAPWGMAEGPSPMEVGLAILAIVGKAVLLGCVIAVLDNSYAKLRLYKITEFVAAALLLAVLAVFTLYLGGG; from the coding sequence ATGACAGCGTTGCCGCTCCCACTGATCCAGGGTTTGCAGGTGGTGACCGTTGCTGCTGGTGCGCCAGGCATTAGCGGCTTCATCTCCTGGTTGGAAGCGCGGTTGCAGGGCCGCCGCGGTCCACGGATATTGCAGCCCTACTTCGACTTAGTCAAGCTCTTCGGCAAAGAGTCGCTGACACCAAACGGCGCGGGTCCCTTCTTTCGCCTGGCGCCGGTCGCATCTTTTGCTTGCTACCTGACCGTTCCGATGTTGATTCCGGTGCTCACCAGTTACGCGCTGCCACTGGGATACATGGGTGACATCCTCGGTGGGGGATTGATTCTCGCGTTTGCGAGCTTCCTGGTCGCCGTCGGCGCAGCCGAAACCGGTGACGCATACGCACAATTGGCTTCCAGCCGGGCCAAGACATTCGCTGCGATCACCGAGCCGGTCATGCTGTTGGTCGTTTTCACGGTCGCGATGATCACCACCACCGACCTGCCGTATGTGCTGGGTGCGACGGTCCGCAGCGGACCCGATCAGATTGTGCGGCCCGCGCACCTGCTCGCCTCAGCCGCGCTGTTCATGGTGATTCTTTATGAGACTGCGCGGATCCCTGTCGAAACACACACCGGCACAATCGAATTTGGAATGATTGAAACCGGCCGCACATTCGAGTATTCCGGGCCAGACCTGGCCCTGCTGCACTGGGGGTCGGCGGCCAAACAGTTCGTGCTGTACATCATTTTGCTCAATGTCTTCGTCGCCCCATGGGGGATGGCCGAGGGCCCCTCGCCGATGGAGGTTGGGTTGGCGATCCTCGCCATTGTGGGTAAGGCTGTCCTACTGGGCTGCGTGATCGCGGTGCTGGATAACAGCTACGCCAAACTGCGGCTCTATAAGATCACCGAATTCGTCGCGGCCGCATTACTGCTCGCCGTCCTCGCGGTCTTCACCCTCTACCTAGGAGGCGGCTGA
- a CDS encoding NUDIX hydrolase yields the protein MISVDESLVELRCAVAVVRGDAVLLLQRPDRGDWVLPGGRPHPHEGMASGARRETREETGLDVYPNRCALVLVVNDPVAHRRIVELVFIAEDFDTAATPAAREPDLRRGGYARYVGNLWRPEPGDR from the coding sequence ATGATTTCCGTGGACGAGTCATTGGTCGAATTGCGTTGCGCGGTGGCGGTGGTCCGCGGCGATGCGGTGCTGCTGCTGCAGCGTCCCGACCGCGGCGATTGGGTGCTGCCCGGCGGGCGCCCGCACCCGCACGAAGGCATGGCATCCGGCGCGCGGCGGGAGACACGCGAGGAGACCGGTCTTGACGTGTACCCCAACAGGTGTGCCCTCGTCCTCGTAGTCAATGACCCCGTCGCGCATCGGCGGATTGTCGAGCTGGTCTTCATCGCGGAGGACTTCGACACTGCTGCCACGCCCGCTGCCCGCGAGCCGGACCTGCGCCGCGGTGGATACGCCCGCTACGTCGGCAACCTGTGGCGCCCGGAACCGGGTGATCGATGA
- a CDS encoding NAD-dependent epimerase/dehydratase family protein, with protein MGLTVSVTGPTGEIGIAAVTALEHEPAVEKIIGMARRPFDPATLGWEKTTYRQGDIVEREAVDALVADADVVLHLAFIIMGSREESARISLQGTRNVFEATVTAQRPRRLVYTSSVAAYGYHADNPVPLTEDVPARGSPEHYYSEQKAACEAALSEITAGSSLEVFVLRPCIVAGPKARALADAMPWNQLPAPLRAVTGLLPVLKPVLPDPGFPLQLVHHDDVAAAIALAATAPAPPGAYNIAGDGLVTVSDVAKALGGRAVRVPAAAASAASAALSRLPFIPSALEWLHVARASVVMDTTKAKKELGWQPTYSSAETLAALAAAL; from the coding sequence ATGGGATTGACCGTCTCTGTCACCGGTCCGACCGGAGAAATCGGAATCGCAGCGGTGACGGCGCTGGAACACGAACCCGCGGTGGAGAAGATCATCGGGATGGCGCGTCGCCCCTTCGACCCCGCGACGCTGGGGTGGGAAAAGACCACCTACCGACAGGGCGACATCGTGGAGCGTGAGGCGGTCGACGCGCTGGTCGCCGACGCTGATGTGGTCCTCCACCTGGCGTTCATCATCATGGGCTCGCGGGAAGAGAGCGCCCGAATCAGTCTGCAGGGCACCCGCAATGTGTTCGAGGCGACTGTCACCGCTCAGCGGCCGAGGCGCCTGGTCTACACCTCCTCGGTGGCGGCGTACGGTTACCACGCCGACAACCCGGTCCCGCTGACCGAGGACGTGCCGGCACGTGGATCACCGGAGCATTACTACTCCGAGCAGAAGGCCGCCTGTGAGGCCGCGCTCTCGGAAATCACGGCCGGCTCGTCGCTGGAGGTGTTCGTCCTGCGGCCATGCATCGTCGCCGGCCCGAAAGCCCGCGCGCTCGCCGACGCGATGCCGTGGAACCAGCTGCCCGCCCCCCTGCGCGCGGTCACGGGTCTGCTGCCGGTGTTGAAGCCGGTGTTGCCCGATCCGGGGTTTCCGCTGCAGCTGGTCCACCACGACGACGTCGCCGCGGCGATCGCATTGGCGGCGACGGCTCCGGCACCGCCCGGCGCGTACAACATCGCCGGCGACGGGTTGGTCACCGTGTCAGATGTGGCCAAGGCGCTAGGCGGCCGTGCGGTGCGGGTGCCTGCGGCGGCTGCCTCGGCGGCGTCCGCGGCACTTTCACGGTTACCGTTCATCCCGTCGGCGCTGGAATGGCTGCACGTGGCGCGCGCGTCGGTGGTGATGGACACCACGAAAGCCAAAAAAGAGCTCGGCTGGCAGCCGACCTACAGCTCGGCGGAGACGCTCGCGGCCCTGGCCGCCGCGCTGTGA
- a CDS encoding PPE family protein, whose protein sequence is MDFGALPPEINSGRMYSGPGSGPMLAAAAAWDALAANLHSAADAHGAVVAGLTGGPWLGPASASMAAAAAPYAAWLTATATQAEQVATQAKAAVVAYEAAFAMTVPPPVIEANRSLLMSLIATNFLGQNTPAIAATEAQYLQMWAQDAAAMYGYAAASAHAATLTPFAPPPITTNPAGLGAQAAAVGHPVGTSSAAHASSLMSAVSGALQSLAAPTAADPPSAPSPLSLLSLLSIPSATASTTSTAASSTSAPASFLSTAVASRNIALQEQRERSEAAEGIIRGGVPGGPFPPPPPLPEGPAGAGFKTTPPVSASIGQASSLGALSVPRGWATAAPAIRAAALALPFTSTAAASAVMAPEGIVSGTALAGMAGSAIGNTVSPARQQRAPTMAPATRVEPQTPGNPATAISAELRDLALAVLRESGDLTDEEFTEKQRLSGVTTPRRQL, encoded by the coding sequence ATGGACTTTGGGGCGTTACCGCCGGAGATCAACTCCGGCAGAATGTATAGCGGCCCGGGGTCGGGGCCGATGCTGGCTGCCGCGGCCGCCTGGGATGCGCTGGCCGCCAACCTGCACTCTGCCGCGGACGCACATGGCGCGGTAGTCGCGGGGCTGACCGGCGGGCCCTGGCTGGGCCCGGCCTCGGCGTCGATGGCCGCTGCGGCCGCACCCTACGCGGCGTGGTTGACCGCCACGGCCACCCAGGCGGAACAAGTCGCCACCCAGGCCAAGGCTGCCGTGGTCGCCTACGAGGCAGCGTTTGCGATGACCGTGCCCCCGCCGGTGATCGAGGCCAACCGCAGCCTGCTGATGTCGCTGATCGCGACCAACTTCCTGGGTCAAAACACCCCGGCGATCGCGGCCACGGAAGCCCAGTACCTACAGATGTGGGCCCAGGATGCCGCCGCGATGTACGGGTATGCCGCCGCTTCGGCGCACGCTGCGACGCTGACGCCGTTCGCCCCGCCGCCGATCACCACGAACCCGGCCGGGTTAGGCGCCCAGGCCGCTGCGGTCGGCCACCCGGTCGGCACGTCGTCCGCGGCCCACGCGTCGTCGCTCATGTCGGCCGTGTCCGGGGCGTTGCAGAGTCTCGCAGCGCCCACAGCGGCCGACCCGCCGTCAGCGCCGTCGCCACTGTCGTTGCTGTCGTTGCTGTCGATCCCCAGTGCCACCGCGTCCACGACCAGCACTGCCGCGTCGTCGACGAGCGCGCCGGCCTCTTTCCTGTCGACCGCGGTGGCGTCACGCAACATCGCGCTGCAGGAGCAGCGCGAAAGATCCGAGGCCGCCGAAGGCATCATCCGGGGCGGCGTGCCAGGCGGGCCGTTCCCGCCGCCCCCACCGCTTCCGGAGGGCCCGGCGGGGGCCGGCTTCAAGACCACACCGCCGGTATCGGCCAGCATTGGCCAGGCGTCTTCGCTCGGAGCGCTGTCCGTGCCGCGGGGCTGGGCCACTGCGGCCCCCGCGATACGCGCCGCCGCCTTGGCGCTGCCATTCACCAGCACCGCCGCCGCTTCGGCGGTGATGGCCCCGGAAGGCATAGTCAGCGGCACGGCCCTGGCCGGTATGGCCGGGAGCGCCATCGGCAACACCGTCAGCCCTGCCCGCCAGCAGCGTGCGCCTACGATGGCGCCTGCAACGCGTGTGGAGCCACAAACGCCGGGCAATCCCGCGACGGCGATCTCTGCCGAACTACGGGACCTCGCCCTTGCCGTCTTGCGCGAATCTGGAGATCTCACCGACGAAGAATTCACCGAGAAACAACGTCTTTCCGGTGTCACAACGCCGCGCCGTCAGCTATGA
- a CDS encoding MutS-related protein, producing the protein MAGFTSILSPYPDAVVASDVAPSCFFDLHLDDIIAAVTGGHSDDRLENFFYAPLRDVSAVDYRHRVFRDLDRDQTRRAIQNFVDGMRTMRRRLDRAQHLWHPLQRQGWFVDAVEAYRAAVESLRDDLTRAEPASPGLRAFADHVNQYVDSDAFKALVADTQSVRAELRNVRYTVHIQGLRVHVDKFEGQSDYSNAVLATFDRFATEATKDYRVPLKDFPDMNHVEEQILECVAELYPDVFALLDEYCRRNQHFVERTIARFDREIRFYLAYLAFVHRFTAAGLAFTFPEVTTDTTAVDVDDAFDLALAIKSVEEDKPVVCNGFRLSGPERIFVVTGPNQGGKTTFARTIGQCAYLAALGCPIPARRAKLMLPDHIYTHFERQESLSSLHGKLDDELVRIHDILCRATKSSIVIMNESFSSTTADDALLIGTEVLQRIIKLGCVAVYVTFFDELSTLGPACASMVGEVAHDDPTRRTFKFTRRPADGLAYAAALADKYALNPEVLRQRIGR; encoded by the coding sequence ATGGCGGGCTTTACCAGCATCCTTTCCCCTTATCCCGATGCGGTCGTCGCTAGCGACGTGGCTCCGAGTTGCTTTTTCGATCTGCACCTCGACGACATCATCGCCGCGGTAACCGGCGGCCACTCCGACGATCGTCTGGAGAACTTCTTTTACGCCCCGTTGCGCGACGTTTCCGCAGTCGACTACCGCCATCGGGTATTCCGCGATCTCGACCGCGACCAGACGCGACGGGCTATCCAAAACTTCGTCGACGGCATGCGCACGATGCGGCGCCGTCTCGACCGGGCCCAGCACCTGTGGCATCCACTGCAACGGCAAGGCTGGTTTGTCGACGCAGTCGAAGCCTACCGCGCCGCGGTGGAATCGCTGCGGGACGATCTGACCCGGGCCGAGCCGGCTTCTCCCGGACTGCGCGCCTTCGCCGACCATGTGAACCAGTACGTCGACAGCGACGCCTTCAAAGCACTGGTGGCTGACACCCAATCGGTACGAGCCGAGTTACGCAACGTTCGTTACACCGTGCACATCCAGGGCTTGCGGGTGCATGTCGACAAATTCGAGGGCCAAAGCGACTACAGCAATGCAGTACTCGCAACCTTCGACCGGTTCGCCACCGAGGCAACCAAGGACTATCGTGTGCCGCTCAAGGACTTTCCCGACATGAACCACGTCGAGGAGCAGATCCTCGAATGCGTCGCCGAACTCTATCCGGATGTCTTCGCACTGCTCGACGAATACTGCCGGCGCAATCAGCACTTCGTCGAACGCACCATCGCTCGCTTCGACCGTGAAATCCGCTTTTATCTGGCCTATTTGGCCTTCGTGCACCGCTTCACCGCGGCCGGGCTTGCTTTCACTTTTCCGGAAGTCACCACAGATACCACCGCGGTCGATGTGGACGACGCCTTCGACCTGGCACTGGCGATCAAGTCGGTTGAGGAAGACAAACCCGTCGTATGTAACGGCTTTCGCCTGTCGGGACCCGAACGCATTTTCGTAGTGACGGGTCCCAACCAGGGCGGCAAGACAACGTTCGCCAGAACAATCGGGCAGTGCGCCTATCTGGCCGCACTGGGCTGTCCGATACCCGCAAGACGGGCCAAGCTCATGCTGCCCGACCACATCTACACCCACTTCGAGCGACAGGAGTCTTTGTCGAGCTTGCATGGAAAGCTCGACGACGAGCTGGTGCGAATTCACGACATCCTTTGCCGCGCCACGAAGTCGAGCATCGTCATCATGAACGAAAGCTTCTCGTCCACCACCGCCGACGACGCACTGCTGATCGGCACCGAAGTTCTCCAACGCATCATCAAGCTGGGCTGCGTGGCCGTCTATGTCACCTTCTTCGACGAACTGTCCACCCTCGGTCCGGCATGCGCCAGCATGGTCGGTGAAGTCGCGCACGACGACCCGACCCGTCGGACTTTCAAGTTCACCCGGCGGCCGGCGGACGGCCTGGCCTACGCCGCGGCGTTAGCCGATAAATACGCACTGAACCCTGAGGTACTGCGACAAAGGATCGGGCGATGA
- a CDS encoding DUF732 domain-containing protein, translated as MFRTLTLTSGLAVAGVCLAAPASPDHAGYLARLDRNHVSYVSQPDAVHWGASACDELRNGADVPAVVSTLKNNGGFTTRDAGAIIGAATSELCPDQHQTAMQWAYGQTAS; from the coding sequence ATGTTCCGAACACTAACTCTCACAAGTGGACTCGCCGTCGCCGGTGTTTGTCTGGCAGCGCCCGCCAGCCCCGACCACGCTGGATATCTCGCACGACTGGACAGAAACCACGTGAGCTACGTGTCGCAACCCGACGCCGTGCATTGGGGCGCCTCGGCGTGCGACGAGCTGCGCAACGGGGCCGATGTCCCAGCGGTGGTCTCGACACTGAAGAACAACGGCGGCTTCACCACTCGTGATGCCGGGGCGATCATCGGGGCAGCGACCAGCGAACTATGCCCTGACCAACATCAGACGGCGATGCAATGGGCCTACGGCCAAACTGCCAGCTAG
- a CDS encoding GAF and ANTAR domain-containing protein encodes MANEPDVGSGASSSGAAAPDPATVFAALAEIIYQGSDPSDVYAAICVAATLIVPGCDHASLLLRRNGGYVTVGASDRIAQQIDDLELSVGDGPCLDAIEEETPQIEPDLTTPSQWPELAARLVAETPVRGAMGFRILVDRRKTGALNLFSDTANRFNTESAGRAIVLAAFASVAINAIAQGEDAATLRRGLLSNREIGKAIGMLMLLHKFSEREAFDLLRRYSQDLNIKLADVARAVIENRGQLPSHKLNPGA; translated from the coding sequence GTGGCAAACGAGCCTGACGTTGGCTCCGGTGCGTCATCATCAGGCGCCGCGGCACCGGATCCTGCGACCGTGTTCGCTGCCCTCGCCGAGATCATCTACCAGGGCTCGGACCCCAGTGACGTGTACGCGGCGATCTGCGTCGCCGCCACCCTGATCGTCCCCGGATGCGACCACGCCAGCCTGCTGCTCCGCCGTAACGGCGGCTACGTCACCGTCGGCGCCAGTGACCGGATCGCGCAGCAGATCGACGACCTCGAGCTCAGCGTCGGCGACGGGCCGTGTCTGGACGCCATCGAGGAGGAAACCCCGCAGATCGAACCGGACCTGACCACGCCGTCGCAGTGGCCCGAGCTTGCGGCGCGGCTCGTCGCGGAAACACCGGTGCGCGGCGCGATGGGGTTTCGGATCCTGGTCGATCGCCGCAAAACCGGTGCGCTCAACCTGTTTAGCGACACCGCTAACCGTTTCAACACCGAGTCGGCCGGACGGGCCATCGTGCTGGCCGCGTTCGCCAGTGTGGCCATCAACGCCATCGCTCAGGGAGAAGACGCGGCCACCTTGCGACGCGGGCTGCTCAGCAACCGCGAGATCGGCAAGGCCATCGGCATGCTGATGTTGCTGCACAAGTTCTCCGAGCGGGAGGCATTCGATTTGCTGCGCCGCTACTCCCAGGACCTGAACATCAAACTGGCCGACGTAGCCCGGGCGGTCATCGAAAACCGCGGCCAGTTGCCCTCCCACAAGTTGAACCCGGGCGCCTAA